In the Rhododendron vialii isolate Sample 1 chromosome 2a, ASM3025357v1 genome, ACTTGGCATCTCAGTGCACCGTATTTTGCATAGAGATTATTGACGCATACACCTAATTTTCGGGTAACTCGGTCAGTTTGTTTCGGAGAACTGAAGATTATCTGCCTAAGGAACCCATAATCTAGTAGGGTCATTGGACTGACTTGGATAATCTTCCCCTTATATAAAAGAATaaggttttgaaaatattgcATGTCAATACAGATTTTGGGGACACTAAAGATTGACTGACACGGGCAATCCATTCTTTCTAATGGGATTTCTTGGCATAATAGATTAGTTTTAGGGCAACTAACTCTATCTTGGTCTTTATAATAGTGGGTTTCCCAAGTGATGGATAATCCTAGAGGTGGTTGACTGGCTATTTTTGTAAGAGTATCAAAtagaaattcttgaaaatggtgaCCATCCTGTCTAGCTAGATGTTGAATATGGTTTACTATTTCTGATGGTAGTGAATTAGGAATAATGGATAAGGATTTTGGTaaagctagggttttggagGCCTTCTTTTGAAAGGTTTCAAGCACACTGGATGACTACTTTTTCTCTACTTTTACCAGTGGGGGTAAAAGAGGtcttcttttttactctttttgaCTGGTGTTGTAATATATAAACTTCTGCTCTGAGCTGATTATTCTCATTCAGCTGATGGTGATACCTGTAATTTAAGTCTATGAAATTGAGAGCCATTGTTTCACAATGCTCACAAAAAGGGAAGTTAGTATATGAACTATTACTGGTACTGGCTAGGGATGGGTTTAAGGAAACTCCTCCCAAAGAACTAGGGAAAATAACTCCACTAGTCTGTTTATTcttattttgttgattaaaataaatactcaaatTATTTAGGCTGTCTAGAAATTTGCGATTATCCCCACACGTGTTCCAAAGGTTATCTAGGAGACATTGCTGGGTTTCATCAATGCTGTCTAAGTAACTTAGCTTCCTAAACTTTATATTTGCTCCATTAGGAATCACTGGCAGGATGATTTTCCCAAATGGAATgactttttattgattttgagacatctgtaaaacaatcaaataaatcattagtaggataaatagTATAGTTTTTTAATTGAGTTAATTCACATTGTTCtggtttggataaaaattcaaaatttatttgttgACCAAAAGATGTAGTGGTAATTTTATCATTAGTGGCTGTGAACGGATAAAACAAGTAAACAAAGGGTATTCCTAGGATTACTTTGTCAGTTAAGTTTTGGACTAAAACAAATGAGGTTTTGAAACAAACTTTACTTTGACAAACACTAACTTCATGTAATTTATATCTAATTCAtattttactaccatttgcagaactcaatCGTTCCGTTGTTTTTTGATAATATTGACTTGGTATTATTCCTTCATGGATACAATTTAGATCTGCTCTTGTATCGATAAGAGCAGTAACTTCAATTTTATAATTTCCTATTATTAATTTGACACTAGCATGCTACTTTTGTATATTTATCCGATTTATTATGTTTAATCTGTTACCTTCTGGATCACTATTTGGGTGATCAATATCTTTTTCGTGACCAGAATATTGTTCTTGAATACTGGTTTCATTATCTTCTAAGGATTCATCTGAAGATGGGCTGTCCATTTTAAATTTAACAAATCTTTTGCTTGGTTTTGGAAGTTGGTCtttaatttttgtgatttcttttttaataagatctATCTCTTACTATAGATCTTGTAAAGTAATTTCTTTCTGAATTTTACTAAATCGTTCGATAGTAGTATTAAGACTTACAATTGATTtattattgggtttttttttatcttgttgTACTAGGAGTTGTTTAAGTTTTTTTAACatattgttgttttaactcAGAGTGCTCTATCCTACTGATTAgatcaattaataattcttcttccggtaattttttggtaagtatatttatttttttgcagcaGTTATCAGTACATCCAATCTCAATTTGATCGTCATGTGAACTGTCATTAAGAGAATGGTATTTTGAAGATTTAATAATTTCTTCTCCATCATCTGAATTACTTAGATTTTCTAtcctaaaaatttctaaaatttgttaTTTATCAGTATCAGATATATTAAGTTGACTGATTTTTGCTTTAACTTTACATTCATTTTTATAATGTCCTTTCTTTCCACAGTTGTGACATGTAATATTACTTTTGTCATACTTTACATCACtggttgtatttttctttttattcttttggctTTTAGGTTTTTCGTAATATTTATCTTTGGAGGATTGTTGTTTATCATTCCTAGAATActtgtaatttttacttttattctcAACTTTCTTattatgtttatgttttcttCGTGATGGTGTTACCAGAGGTAGACCGTATTGTTCACAAAAGTTTCCTAACTTatatttggctttatttttgtctttctgggcttgtttactaattttcatatcaatacaCATTCTTAATCCTTCTTTctgaatggtactaataatgtcaccatatgttaacttatcatattcaattactccTGTAGGTTGACTGAGGACATCTCTAATTTTGTGGGCAAATAAATTTGAAAGTccgttaataaatttttctttccaaaatgattatGTACAATCATCTCTAAGCATTACTCTAGATataaaaatatctttgtaccatctaaaatcgcTTAGTGTTGGATAACGCAAATTACTTAGCTGATCATGTATTCTAGAAGTAATGTTACTAGGTTttccaataaaatgtttaattatggtatAGATAAGAGTATTAACTCCATCCGGTACTCTCATGCCGAcatcattatcaaaaattgggagaccattttcatcGATTTGGACGGCATGTTTTATCTCTTCACGTGACTCATTGGTAAGGTATTTATCCCACCATGCTTTTAACATTCCAGTAAACCCATAAGTTAATAAATCAATAATTTGTGATTGACTAAGGTCAGTGTTACCCAAGTAACTATTGGCAACCATTGATATGTGGTTTAACTTTTttaatatttggtgttcacttagaCCATCAATATTCCACTCATATAACTTATTTGAGGAAATAGAAAATTGATTAGTTAAATTATTTCTTCATACTGTAGGTCAGGGTGGGTTGgcctagagtaccaattttttGTGAGACGAATAGGATTTGTTGAGAGATTAAAAAGACGATTTATTTCTTGGCCAGAAAATTGTCTTTGTAGTTGTGAAATTTCTTTATCAGAAGATGTGGGTAAATTTTGACTAGAAGTActagtatcataattttttttaattgtggtAACTTGGGGTACGTCTGGTTCTGACTTAATAGCTAACTTTGTCagtatttcttcaattttttgaatattttgattttggtttatacTAATTCTTGATCTTTTTTCAAGAAGGTGTATAAGGGGGTTTTCCATTTTACTAGACGAGGAGATGCTACTAGATGATCCTTCCTCAATTTTAGTTTCAattttatccaattgtttacttatagtcttgagacatttattagtgtaattaatttgttcaatgATTTGTTTACACTCAGCTCTCTCATTTGGTAGTTTAAATGGAGATGCTGTTATAGATGATCCTTTGTAATCAATAATTATTGAATCTAAAAGAGGATGACTAGAAGTTATGATAGTGTTATCCAActttttccatttcatttttgtaatAGTGTTGACTTTTTTATAGTAATGCTCTaagtaatcgaaaaaataaacttgatttctaGTCTCTTCCATAAATCTTTCCCAATGAGTTATTATTTTACATTGTTTACAAGGTGTATATTTATTAGcatattctcttcttttttgcttattttctttgGACTTAAATTCTAAGAATAATTTGTCAATATCAATattaaaatctttatttacTACAAATAAAGACGGATCAACAGGGTTTGagtagacctgggtaacaggtcgggTCGTGTCGTGTTCGTGTCGGGTTAGCCGTGTTCGTGTCACAAACAACCCAACACGAACACGACCTGTTTACTAATCGTGTCAAGTTTTCAGACACGAACACGACCTGTTAACAAACAGGTCAACCCGAACACGACCTGTGTAACACGTTTATTAGATAGTCGTGTCAACCCGTGTCAACCAATAACACGACACGGTTTGAACATGTTTAAACACTTTCTGCAAATAAAATACTTCCTGCATTTAGATTTCAGAGAGTCTCAAAAATTAAAACTTAAGTTCCAACAACCAACTTAGAAAAATCAAATGAACCACCAGGTTCACCACCACTTAAAAAGTCTTGCAAACATAAGTTCCAATCACCTGGTCTACCACCAGTTAGAGTCTTGCAAAGATAAGTTCCAATACTAAATAAGTTTGACTTAAACAGTTAAACATTCAAATACAAAACAAGTTCTCACTGGAACCATTCATTATTTGGTTCCATTTCCAAATCAGGCTTCTTCACAAAACCACACTCCCCATTTGTCCTTGCATCAACCACAGAGCCCTACCATATCCCTGCAATGCTGTAATTGAAGCAGAGTTGTGagacaaaatacaaacaaagaaTACCTCAACTAATTGTAGGAAAGAGTACCAAAGCATATTGAGATTTTCAGACTGACAATTAACTTAATAAATAATAACAATCCTATGATGGCCCAGCACTCTCCATTGAGTTGAGTTGATTCATAATtataggaacttcacagttaacaTCAATTCTTGATACAAACTCCCCCCTCCCTCACTCTTAAAGAAAAGAGCTGAAACCAACAGGGCTACATACTTGACCCTTTACAACCAGGcagagaaaacaaaaccaaaacaggaCATCCTAGCTACAACAAAGAAGGCAAAAGCTAGACATGCTGAAACACTCAGCATACAGATTCCCCAATTAGACCAACAAAGCTCCAAATTAAATTCACACAACAGACTTGGGGATATTCCTCCATGATGTTTAAAATGTGGCATATATCTTTAAACTAGAAGAGAATGGTTCAAAGTAGTTCTAAACTTTAATTTCCAACAACTGACTTCACAGGAGACAGGACTAGTTATCACTTATCACTACACTAGACTAGTCATTGCTGCACAATTTAGGAGCCATGccataaaaagttaaaaacaatCACCATCAAAGTAGCAGATAATACTTACTTTTAATCAAGGTTCAACATTGATCACGGAACTAGAACATCCCACTGATTCGGACAGATCGTTGTCTAGATTCAAGTTCATTATGCCTTCAATGACATCATCTAACTTCACGTTGTCGATTTCTAAATGACAACAATAAGTCATGTTAGTCTCAAGTTTATTCTCTAAAAAATGCATAACAAAGGATAACAATATATTTACCTTCCCCTCCAAACAACCAATCCCTAGAGCATATCAAAGCCTCAACAATTTAAGGCTTTAAAGAACTCCGATATTTGTCAAGAACTCGACCACCAACACTAAATGCAGATTCGGAAGCAACCGTAGAAATAGGAATACTCAACACATCGCGAGCCATCGATGCAAGTTCCGGATACCTATAATTGTGGGCTCTCCAATATTCAAGTACATCAATATTTTCATTTCTTGGAAGCCTAGGCTCATCCAAATACAATTCTAGCTGATTTTTTTGTGCACTAGAAACAAATGAATGGCTCTCAAATGCATCAAAATCCTATAaacaataaaatataaaaaaattagaagataaCACAAAATACCAAGTTAATTTACATGAACACCATGTCAAAAAGAATATTGTTACCTCAATGAATTCGCCCTGGATTTCTTGAACAATGTTTCCTTGAACAACTTCCGGTTTGTAAGAGGCTTTAGATTGGTACTCGTTAAAGAGACCAAAAAGCTTTTCCCGGATTCGTGTACACTGTGTGAATACCTCACTAGATGACTCACCATAAAGCTTTCCATAAGAATATTCCACCAACTGAAACTTAAAACGAGGATCAAATATAACCGCAATTGCCAAGATCACCGAATGCTCCGACCAATACTTATCAAACTTCACCATCATTTGAGTGGCCGTCCTTCTCATGAAAGGATCAGTACTGTTCATCTCCTTATTTAGGAGAAATTGAATTGCACAAACCTTTGGAAAATACAAATTTGATGTAGGATATTTTGAACCCGAGAAAATGCAAGTAGCATCATAGAAAACTTTCAAGAACTGGCAAATCTTTTCCGCTCTACCCCATTCCTCTTGAGAAGGACAATGCTTAAAATTCGAGTCACTAAGTTGCAACTGGCAAAATGCACGCTGATAGTAAATGGCACTTGCGAGCATGAGATATGTTGAGTTCCATCTAGTAGGAACATCCTGCCTCAAACCTCTTTTGGAATCTAGAGAATATTGTGCAACACACTccaataatttttgttttcttgcttgaGATCCTTTCATGTATTTGACACACTCCCTAATCTTGTCAACAACAACATCTATTTCTTTAAGCCCCATTTGAactaccaagttaagaatatgaGCACAACAACGGATATGAAAACAACTACCTTCGTCCACAAGTGCACTATTCAAATTAAGATGATTCTTAAGCAAGTCAACAAGCACATCATTTGCAGAAGCATTATCCAAAGTAAAAGAGAACAACTAGTTCTCGATGCCACATTTACCCAACAAATCATACACCTTCTCTTTCAATGCAATGCCACTATGTGGTGGAGGCATGTACGAGAAATTCAGAAGTCTCTTGTGTAACACCCAATTCACATCAATAAAGTGGGCAGTAAGACTCATATAACCATCCGTGGCAATAGATGTCCATAAATCATACGTCAAACAAACTCTACCAGGCAAAGTACGCAAATTGCGACCTAGAGTTCGATACTCTTTCTCATGCAAAGAAAGGATGGCAGTCCTAACAGTCCTCCTTGAAATTGAGTGGGCTTCTGGGTTTAAGTAGGTAAAAATATTTCTAACACCCTCATACTCGACAAAGCTAAGTGGCAAGTCATGTCTAACTACTGCATGCACCAATAGTTCACGAAACCTATCAGGGTTAAATTTCGCTAGTTGCAATGCTCCATTTTTAGATACAAGCATCTGTCCAATATCCATTGTTTGATTCTTTAAACAAACAAGTAAATGACGCTTCATATTTCCAGTTCCATATTTACTATCTGAAAGATACACCTGACCACATTTCTTACACTTGCATTTTTCAGGCTCATCGTCCACAACAACATCAGGGTTCTCAGGGTCATTCTCATCATCATCAGGGTTCTCAAGGTCATTCTCATTCTCATTATCAGGGTCATTCTCTTTCTTAGGCTTGTCAAGAATGTCAAAATAATTCCATACCTCAGACGTAAGCCTACGTTTTCTCTTCAGAATAGGTTTCTTAGCCTTCTTTAGAGGAGGCTTCTTGCTCTTGGCTTTGGCTACACCTTTTTCAAGTGGTGAATGAGCTGATTGAGAATGAATTGATTCCATTGTAGGATTTGTATCCATCTGTTCAAAGATTAACTGTCAGAACCAGTGTAATCAAAACGATTGTATAAGTGAAACAAATAGATCGCAACAGACCACTGTAAATGACTATATAGAACCAGACAACCAGTAATCAAGACTAAGTAAAAATAGAAACAGATCACAAAAACAGGAACAGATCTGAAACAGAAACAGATCGCAAACAACTTGAGgcgagagtgagagtgagactAAGTAAAAATACACCAAATGGACCTTTCTAGCATTCTCGGTCAATACTCAAAAACCCAAATCACAGAGACCCCTCTAGTGCTACTGTTTTCGATTGGGACAAAGACAAAACACTTCACCGAGGAAAACCAAGAAGATCGAGAACCCGAAAAGGTAGTATCTCTTTTGGTTTCTTTCGGATCTATTTTGGTGAACGGTAACAAAATCTTCAAACACAATACCAAAATCTAGTGTACATGGTCTTAGGGTTTGTAGCTAACAAAATCTAGATCGGAAGttagagggagggagagagagatagagagagagagacgtaccaaCTAGGCAACTGCCAATGAGAGATGTCTGCGCTAGGGCGTGAGACGGTGAACGGTGTTTGAACGGTGAAACCTCAGGCGTCGAGATTCATTCTTTTAGGCGTGagatgagagtgagagagattaGAAGATTCGGAAGTCGGAACATTGAGTATTTGATTTTGAGTcattgagagaggga is a window encoding:
- the LOC131316149 gene encoding zinc finger BED domain-containing protein RICESLEEPER 2-like, producing MGLKEIDVVVDKIRECVKYMKGSQARKQKLLECVAQYSLDSKRGLRQDVPTRWNSTYLMLASAIYYQRAFCQLQLSDSNFKHCPSQEEWGRAEKICQFLKVFYDATCIFSGSKYPTSNLYFPKVCAIQFLLNKEMNSTDPFMRRTATQMMVKFDKYWSEHSVILAIAVIFDPRFKFQLVEYSYGKLYGESSSEVFTQCTRIREKLFGLFNEYQSKASYKPEVVQGNIVQEIQGEFIEDFDAFESHSFVSSAQKNQLELYLDEPRLPRNENIDVLEYWRAHNYRYPELASMARDVLSIPISTVASESAFSVGGRVLDKYRSSLKP